A stretch of the Physeter macrocephalus isolate SW-GA unplaced genomic scaffold, ASM283717v5 random_392, whole genome shotgun sequence genome encodes the following:
- the SLC4A1 gene encoding band 3 anion transport protein, with translation MIFQDHPLLENYDHNVTRIPKPQAPLPNTALLSLVLMAGTFLFAIMLRKFKNSSYFPGKLRRVIGDFGVPISILIMVMVDALIQDTYTQKLSVPKGLTVSNTSARGWLIHPLGLYKPFPIWMMFASVLPALLVFILIFLESQITTLIISKPERKVVKGSGFHLDLLLVMGMGGVATLFGMPWLSATTVRSVTHANALTVMSKASTPGAAAQIQEVKEQRISGLLVSVLVGLSILMGPILSHIPLAVLFGIFLYMGVTSLSGIQLFDRILLLFKPRKYHPDVPYAKRVRTWRMHLFTGTQIACLVVLWVVRSIKTVSLALPFILILTVPLRHFLLPLIFQNLELQCLDADNTKLNFDEENGQDEYDEVAMPV, from the exons ATG ATCTTCCAGGACCACCCACTGCTGGAGAACTATGACCACAATGTGACAAGAATACCCAAACCTCAGGCCCCCCTGCCCAACACAGCCCTCCTCTCTCTTGTGCTCATGGCCGGCACCTTCTTGTTCGCCATCATGCTGCGCAAGTTCAAGAACAGCTCCTACTTCCCTGGCAAG CTGCGACGAGTCATTGGGGACTTTGGGGTTCCCATCTCTATCCTGATCATGGTCATGGTGGATGCCCTCATCCAGGACACCTACACCCAG AAACTCAGTGTACCTAAAGGCCTCACCGTATCCAACACCTCGGCCCGAGGCTGGCTCATCCACCCGCTGGGCTTATATAAGCCATTTCCCATCTGGATGATGTTTGCCTCCGTCCTGCCTGCCCTGCTGGTCTTCATCCTCATCTTCCTTGAGTCCCAGATCACCAC GCTGATCATCAGCAAACCGGAGCGCAAGGTGGTCAAGGGCTCTGGCTTCCACCTGGACCTGCTGCTGGTCATGGGCATGGGCGGGGTGGCCACCCTCTTTGGGATGCCCTGGCTCAGTGCCACCACTGTGCGTTCTGTCACCCACGCCAATGCCCTTACGGTCATGAGCAAGGCCAGCACCCCTGGGGCCGCAGCCCAGATTCAAGAAGTCAAGGAACAGCGGATCAGCGGGCTCCTGGTCTCTGTGCTCGTGG GCCTGTCCATCCTCATGGGGCCCATCCTGTCCCACATCCCCTTGGCTGTGCTGTTTGGCATCTTCCTCTACATGGGGGTCACATCCCTCAGTGGCATCCAGCTTTTTGACCGCATCTTGCTTCTGTTCAAGCCGCGCAAGTACCACCCGGATGTGCCCTACGCCAAGCGG GTGAGAACCTGGCGAATGCACCTGTTCACGGGCACTCAGATCGCCTGCCTGGTGGTGCTGTGGGTGGTGAGGAGTATCAAGACCGTCTCGCTGGCCCTGCCGTTCATCCTCATCCTCACGGTGCCCCTACGCCACTTCCTGCTGCCACTCATCTTCCAGAACCTGGAGCTCCAGTGT CTGGATGCTGACAATACCAAGCTGAACTTTGATGAGGAGAATGGTCAAGATGAATATGATGAGGTGGCCATGCCTGTGTGA